The Blastococcus sp. HT6-4 genome window below encodes:
- a CDS encoding cysteine desulfurase-like protein gives MSYDVASVRAHFPSLASGTAHFDGPGGTQVPEQVGRAVAATLTAPIANRGSVTAAERVADETVLAARAAVADLLGADPAGVVFGRSATQLTFDLARTLAAGWGPGDEVVVTRLDHDANIRPWVLAAENAGATVRWAAFDPATGELTADDVAAVLTDRTRLVAVTGASNLIGTRPPIAAIAERVHAAGALLVVDGVHLTAHAPVDVRTLGADVFLCSPYKFLGPHCGVLAADPGFLATLRPGKLLPSTDTVPERFELGTLPYELLAGTTAAVDFLAALGEGGSRRERLLTAMSTLEEYEDGLRADLETRLAALPGVRLWSRAAHRTPTLLLTVDGRDPADAYRFLADRGVNAPAGHFYAIEASRWLGLGDTGGLRAGLAPYSDADDVDRLVTGLREWLAT, from the coding sequence ATGAGCTACGACGTCGCCTCGGTGCGGGCGCACTTCCCCTCCCTCGCGAGCGGGACGGCACACTTCGACGGCCCCGGCGGCACCCAGGTGCCCGAGCAGGTGGGCCGGGCGGTGGCCGCGACCCTGACCGCGCCGATCGCCAACCGCGGCTCGGTTACCGCGGCGGAGAGGGTCGCCGACGAGACGGTGCTGGCGGCGCGGGCGGCGGTGGCCGACCTGCTCGGCGCCGACCCCGCCGGGGTCGTGTTCGGCCGCAGCGCCACCCAGCTCACCTTCGACCTCGCGCGCACGCTGGCGGCCGGCTGGGGGCCCGGTGACGAGGTCGTCGTCACCCGGCTCGACCACGACGCGAACATCCGGCCGTGGGTGCTGGCCGCGGAGAACGCCGGCGCGACCGTGCGGTGGGCCGCCTTCGACCCCGCCACCGGCGAGCTGACCGCCGACGACGTCGCCGCGGTCCTGACCGACCGGACCCGGCTGGTGGCGGTGACCGGGGCGTCCAACCTGATCGGCACCCGCCCGCCGATCGCCGCGATCGCCGAGCGGGTGCACGCGGCCGGCGCGCTGCTCGTCGTCGACGGCGTGCACCTGACCGCCCATGCGCCGGTCGACGTCCGGACCCTCGGCGCCGACGTCTTCCTCTGCTCCCCCTACAAGTTCCTCGGCCCGCACTGCGGCGTCCTGGCCGCCGACCCCGGGTTCCTGGCGACGCTCCGGCCGGGCAAGCTGCTGCCCTCGACGGACACGGTGCCCGAGCGCTTCGAGCTCGGCACGCTGCCCTACGAGCTGCTGGCCGGGACGACGGCGGCGGTGGACTTCCTCGCCGCGCTCGGGGAGGGCGGCAGCCGGCGCGAGCGGCTGCTCACCGCCATGAGCACGCTGGAGGAGTACGAGGACGGCCTGCGGGCGGACCTCGAGACGCGGCTGGCCGCGCTGCCCGGCGTCCGCCTGTGGTCGCGGGCGGCGCACCGCACCCCGACGCTGCTGCTCACCGTCGACGGGCGGGACCCCGCCGACGCCTACCGCTTCCTGGCCGACCGCGGCGTCAACGCACCGGCCGGGCACTTCTACGCGATCGAGGCCAGCCGGTGGCTCGGGCTCGGCGACACCGGGGGCCTGCGGGCCGGGCTGGCCCCCTACAGCGACGCCGACGACGTCGACCGGCTCGTCACCGGCCTGCGGGAGTGGCTCGCGACCTGA
- a CDS encoding gamma carbonic anhydrase family protein produces the protein MADNYIAELPFGAPEIDDEAFVAPTAVVVGAVTMGPRSSIWYGAVARADHETIEIGEGSNVQDGCTLHSDPGFPLVLGRDVTVGHRVVLHGARIDDEVLVGMGSVVMNGAHIGTGSIIAAGAVVTQGKQFPPRSVIAGVPAKVVREATDDDLLHIRGNAAAYYERLPEARKVRPVVRRPLPPAGMVPGDGSS, from the coding sequence GTGGCCGACAACTACATCGCGGAGCTGCCGTTCGGTGCCCCGGAGATCGACGACGAGGCCTTCGTGGCGCCGACGGCGGTGGTGGTGGGCGCGGTGACCATGGGCCCGCGCTCGAGCATCTGGTACGGCGCCGTCGCCCGCGCCGACCACGAGACCATCGAGATCGGCGAGGGCTCCAACGTGCAGGACGGCTGCACCCTCCACTCCGACCCCGGCTTCCCGCTGGTCCTGGGGCGGGACGTCACCGTCGGGCACCGGGTCGTGCTGCACGGGGCGCGGATCGACGACGAGGTGCTGGTGGGCATGGGCAGCGTCGTCATGAACGGGGCGCACATCGGCACGGGCTCGATCATCGCCGCCGGCGCCGTCGTCACCCAGGGCAAGCAGTTCCCACCGCGGTCGGTGATCGCCGGCGTCCCGGCGAAGGTCGTGCGCGAGGCGACCGACGACGACCTGCTGCACATCCGCGGCAACGCGGCCGCCTACTACGAGCGGCTGCCCGAGGCGCGGAAGGTCCGCCCGGTCGTCCGCCGGCCGCTGCCCCCGGCGGGGATGGTGCCGGGGGACGGCTCGTCCTGA
- the gdhA gene encoding NADP-specific glutamate dehydrogenase produces MSGDVPATVHAIYDEVLRRNPGETEFHQAVREVLESLAVVLDRHSEYTEMKTVERICEPERQVIFRVPWQDDRGEVWINRGFRVEFNSALGPYKGGLRFHPSVNLGIVKFLGFEQIFKNALTGMPIGGGKGGSDFDPKGRSDAEVMRFCQSFMTELYRHLGEYTDVPAGDIGVGAREIGYLFGQYKRITNRYESGVLTGKGLGWGGALVRTEATGYGAAFFAEAMMDVRGESFDGKRVVVSGSGNVAVYGIEKVHQLGGTAVACSDSSGYVVDDAGIDLDLLKQVKEVERGRISDYAERRGSASFVAGGSIWDVPCDVAIPSATQNELDGDAAAVLARNGCRYVVEGANMPATPTAVKALREAGVAFAPGKAANAGGVATSALEMQQNASRDRWTFEHSETRLAEIMRDIHTRCHETAEEYGSPGDLVLGANVAGFIQVAEAVHAHGLI; encoded by the coding sequence ATGAGCGGTGACGTGCCGGCCACGGTGCACGCGATCTACGACGAGGTGCTGCGACGCAACCCCGGCGAGACCGAGTTCCACCAGGCCGTCCGAGAGGTCCTGGAATCGCTGGCCGTCGTCCTGGACCGGCACAGCGAGTACACCGAGATGAAGACCGTCGAGCGGATCTGCGAGCCCGAGCGGCAGGTCATCTTCCGCGTCCCGTGGCAAGACGACCGCGGCGAGGTCTGGATCAACCGCGGGTTCCGCGTCGAGTTCAACTCCGCGCTCGGCCCGTACAAGGGCGGGCTGCGGTTCCACCCCTCGGTGAACCTGGGCATCGTCAAGTTCCTCGGGTTCGAGCAGATCTTCAAGAACGCGCTCACCGGCATGCCCATCGGCGGCGGCAAGGGCGGCTCCGACTTCGATCCCAAGGGCCGGTCGGACGCCGAGGTCATGCGGTTCTGCCAGTCGTTCATGACCGAGCTCTACCGGCACCTGGGGGAGTACACCGACGTGCCCGCCGGCGACATCGGCGTCGGCGCGCGGGAGATCGGCTACCTGTTCGGCCAGTACAAGCGGATCACCAACCGGTACGAGTCCGGCGTCCTCACCGGCAAGGGGCTGGGCTGGGGCGGGGCGCTGGTCCGCACCGAGGCGACCGGCTACGGCGCCGCCTTCTTCGCCGAGGCGATGATGGACGTCCGCGGCGAGTCCTTCGACGGCAAGCGGGTCGTCGTCAGCGGCTCCGGGAACGTCGCCGTCTACGGCATCGAGAAGGTGCACCAGCTCGGCGGGACGGCGGTGGCCTGCTCGGACTCCAGCGGCTACGTCGTCGACGACGCCGGCATCGACCTCGACCTGCTCAAGCAGGTCAAGGAGGTCGAGCGCGGCCGGATCTCCGACTACGCCGAGCGACGTGGCTCCGCGAGCTTCGTCGCCGGCGGCAGCATCTGGGACGTGCCCTGCGACGTCGCGATCCCCAGTGCCACGCAGAACGAGCTGGACGGCGACGCCGCCGCCGTCCTGGCGCGCAACGGGTGCCGCTACGTGGTGGAGGGGGCGAACATGCCCGCCACCCCCACGGCGGTGAAGGCGCTCCGCGAGGCCGGCGTCGCCTTCGCGCCGGGGAAGGCCGCCAACGCCGGCGGGGTGGCCACCTCGGCGCTGGAGATGCAGCAGAACGCCTCCCGCGACCGCTGGACGTTCGAGCACAGCGAGACCCGGCTGGCCGAGATCATGCGCGACATCCACACCCGCTGCCACGAGACCGCCGAGGAGTACGGGTCCCCGGGTGACCTGGTGCTGGGCGCCAACGTGGCAGGGTTCATCCAGGTGGCCGAGGCCGTGCACGCGCACGGCCTGATCTGA
- a CDS encoding YdeI/OmpD-associated family protein, protein MPEPTDLPARAFPDQAALEAWLEANHASAPRLYVRIAKKGSGVPSVNWEELVEVLLCFGWIDGRANRLDDSAYLQRITPRRPRSVWSLKNVQTVARLTEEGRMRPAGLAAVAAAKADGRWDRAYPGSATITVPDDLAAALDASPGARAAFDGLSGADRYAVLWRVHTAATPATRAERIATCVRSLSEPPGPRPGVSR, encoded by the coding sequence GTGCCCGAGCCGACCGACCTGCCCGCGCGGGCGTTCCCCGACCAGGCCGCCCTGGAGGCGTGGCTCGAGGCCAACCACGCCTCGGCCCCCAGGCTCTACGTGCGGATCGCCAAGAAGGGATCCGGCGTGCCGTCGGTGAACTGGGAGGAGCTGGTCGAGGTGCTCCTCTGCTTCGGCTGGATCGACGGCCGGGCCAACCGGCTCGACGACTCCGCCTACCTCCAGCGCATCACCCCGCGGCGGCCGCGCAGCGTCTGGTCGCTGAAGAACGTGCAGACGGTGGCCCGGCTGACCGAGGAGGGCCGGATGCGGCCGGCCGGACTGGCCGCGGTCGCGGCGGCGAAGGCCGACGGGCGGTGGGACCGTGCCTACCCTGGTTCGGCCACCATCACGGTGCCCGACGACCTCGCCGCGGCCCTGGACGCCTCACCCGGCGCCCGCGCGGCGTTCGACGGCCTCAGCGGCGCCGACCGGTACGCCGTGCTGTGGCGGGTGCACACCGCGGCCACGCCGGCCACCCGTGCCGAGCGGATCGCCACGTGCGTGCGGTCGCTGAGCGAGCCCCCCGGGCCGCGGCCCGGCGTCAGCCGGTGA
- a CDS encoding C40 family peptidase — translation MTTRRRSRALLAVSAALVAGATAVLPPTAASAAPGTAAEAATLVAQAAQELTLVEAQVHEAEEIVRAQQEAAAAAAAQAEAARQALAVHEPQIRAIVQSGFTGPTQSRVAAFLTSESAEDLVGRMTTLDMIATHTNTVISTVAAARSAAEEAQLAADQAAATAQAGLEQLQGQQAEVERKAAAYEADFDRLSAAEQARVVTAVAGPRLATPSVAELPVAPGSAAATAIQVALSKVGAPYQRGASGPGSFDCSGLTSYAYAAAGVTLPRTSRSQAEIGRQVSRSELQPGDLVFYYTPISHVALYIGDGMIVHARTYGTPLSVTTVDQGGFRFGVRLTG, via the coding sequence ATGACCACCCGTCGCCGCTCGCGCGCCCTGCTGGCGGTCAGCGCCGCCCTGGTGGCCGGCGCGACGGCGGTTCTCCCCCCTACAGCGGCGAGCGCCGCCCCCGGCACCGCCGCCGAGGCGGCCACGCTCGTCGCCCAGGCCGCGCAGGAGCTCACCCTCGTCGAGGCGCAGGTCCACGAGGCCGAGGAGATCGTCCGGGCGCAGCAGGAGGCCGCCGCGGCCGCCGCCGCGCAGGCCGAGGCGGCCCGGCAGGCCCTCGCCGTCCACGAGCCGCAGATCCGGGCGATCGTGCAGAGCGGGTTCACCGGTCCGACCCAGTCCCGGGTCGCCGCCTTCCTCACCAGCGAGTCCGCCGAGGACCTGGTGGGGCGGATGACGACGCTGGACATGATCGCCACCCACACCAACACGGTCATCTCCACCGTGGCCGCGGCCCGCTCCGCGGCGGAGGAGGCCCAGCTGGCCGCCGACCAGGCGGCCGCCACCGCCCAAGCCGGGCTCGAGCAGCTGCAGGGCCAGCAGGCGGAGGTCGAACGCAAGGCGGCCGCCTACGAGGCCGACTTCGACCGGCTCTCGGCCGCCGAGCAGGCGCGGGTGGTCACCGCCGTGGCCGGGCCCCGGCTGGCGACGCCGTCGGTCGCCGAGCTGCCCGTCGCACCGGGCAGCGCCGCGGCGACGGCCATCCAGGTGGCCCTGTCGAAGGTCGGCGCCCCCTACCAGCGAGGCGCCAGCGGGCCGGGCAGCTTCGACTGCTCCGGGCTGACGTCCTACGCCTACGCCGCCGCGGGGGTCACCCTCCCGCGCACCAGCCGCTCCCAGGCCGAGATCGGCCGGCAGGTCTCGCGGTCGGAGCTGCAGCCCGGTGACCTGGTCTTCTACTACACGCCGATCAGCCACGTGGCGCTCTACATCGGTGACGGGATGATCGTGCACGCCCGGACCTACGGCACGCCGCTGTCGGTCACCACCGTCGATCAGGGCGGCTTCCGGTTCGGCGTCCGGCTCACCGGCTGA
- a CDS encoding metallopeptidase TldD-related protein encodes MRKRRPQDVVEQALAASTADGQVTVVVEGSEANLRWAGNSLTTNGAMRSRQVVVISFVDGGAGMAAGTVTRSGTPDVAELVAASEQAARDAGPAEDAMPLVAPDPDRGGPPGAGDWDADPAETSIGVFADFAPALGQAFGEARDRDHLLFGFAEHSMRTTYLGSSTGLRLRHDQPTGRVELNGKSRDFGRSVWAGVGTRDFSDVSVADLAADVARKMAWSQRRIELPAGRYETLLPPSAVSDLMIYLYWTMEARDADEGRNVFARPGGGNRTGDRLAALPLTLRSDPHAPGLEAAPFQVVGASSGSASVFDNGMAAPAVDWISGGVLANLVRPRAWALRTTAPATVTVDNLVLEHPGATATQEEMVAATDRGLLLTTLWYIREVDPQTLLLTGLTRDGVFLVEGGEVTGAVNNFRFNESPVDLLGRAVQAGRTERTLPREWNDWFTRTAMPTLRVPDFNMSSVSPAS; translated from the coding sequence ATGAGGAAGCGCCGTCCGCAGGACGTCGTGGAGCAGGCGCTGGCCGCCTCCACCGCCGACGGCCAGGTGACCGTCGTCGTGGAGGGGTCGGAGGCGAACCTGCGGTGGGCGGGGAACAGCCTGACCACCAACGGCGCCATGCGCTCCCGGCAGGTCGTCGTCATCTCCTTCGTCGACGGCGGCGCCGGCATGGCCGCCGGAACGGTGACCCGTTCCGGGACGCCGGACGTCGCCGAGCTCGTGGCGGCCAGCGAGCAGGCCGCCCGTGACGCCGGCCCCGCCGAGGACGCGATGCCGCTGGTCGCCCCGGATCCCGACCGCGGAGGCCCGCCCGGTGCCGGCGACTGGGACGCCGACCCGGCGGAGACCTCGATCGGCGTCTTCGCCGATTTCGCGCCGGCGCTCGGCCAGGCGTTCGGGGAGGCGCGCGACCGCGACCACCTGCTGTTCGGGTTCGCCGAGCACAGCATGCGCACCACCTACCTCGGCAGCTCGACCGGGCTGCGGCTGCGGCACGACCAGCCGACCGGCCGGGTCGAGCTGAACGGGAAGTCGCGGGACTTCGGCCGCTCGGTGTGGGCGGGCGTCGGCACCCGCGACTTCTCCGACGTCTCCGTGGCCGACCTCGCCGCCGACGTCGCGCGCAAGATGGCGTGGTCGCAGCGGCGGATCGAGCTGCCGGCCGGGCGCTACGAGACGCTGCTGCCGCCCTCGGCGGTCAGCGACCTGATGATCTACCTCTACTGGACGATGGAGGCCCGGGACGCCGACGAGGGCCGCAACGTCTTCGCGCGGCCCGGTGGCGGCAACCGCACCGGCGACCGGCTGGCCGCGCTGCCCCTGACCCTGCGCAGCGATCCGCACGCCCCCGGCCTGGAGGCCGCCCCGTTCCAGGTGGTCGGGGCGTCGTCGGGCTCGGCGTCGGTGTTCGACAACGGCATGGCGGCGCCGGCGGTGGACTGGATCTCCGGCGGCGTGCTCGCCAACCTGGTCCGCCCGCGGGCCTGGGCGCTCCGGACGACCGCACCGGCCACGGTGACCGTCGACAACCTCGTCCTCGAGCACCCGGGAGCGACCGCCACCCAGGAGGAGATGGTGGCGGCCACCGACCGGGGCCTGCTGCTGACCACGCTCTGGTACATCCGCGAGGTCGACCCCCAGACCCTGCTGCTGACCGGGCTGACGCGCGACGGCGTCTTCCTCGTGGAGGGCGGCGAGGTGACCGGGGCGGTGAACAACTTCCGCTTCAACGAGTCGCCGGTCGACCTGCTCGGCCGCGCGGTGCAGGCCGGGCGCACCGAGCGGACGCTGCCCCGGGAGTGGAACGACTGGTTCACCCGGACGGCCATGCCGACCCTGCGGGTGCCGGACTTCAACATGAGCAGCGTGAGCCCGGCCAGCTGA
- a CDS encoding TldD/PmbA family protein translates to MPPPPAVDETFLALPLSALTDAALTRATDLGCEHADIRVERIRTQSISLRDARPEAFTHGEDLGLAVRVVHEGTWGFAAGVVLTAAEAVRLAEEAVAVAAVAAALNRDRVELAPEPTYDGTWVSAYDVDPFTVPDADKTALLAELSEQLLAADGVEHVQATCLLVKEQKYYADTAGTRTRQQRVRIHPDLTAMAVDRATGSFESMRTLAPPAGRGWEYLTGTGWDWRAELDGIPELLREKTMAPTVAAGRYDLVVDPSNLWLTIHESIGHATELDRALGYEAAYAGTSFATPDKLGTLRYGSPLMTVTGDRIAPHGLATVGWDDEGVAAQQWDIVRDGVLVGYQVDRNMARLQGMGRSNGCALADSPGHVPVQRMANVSLRPAPEGPSTDEIIAGVEHGIYVVGDKSWSIDMQRYNFQFTGQRFYRIEGGKLAGQVRDVAYQATTTDFWGSMSVVGGPQTYVLGGAFNCGKAQPGQTAAVSHGCPTALFEDVAVLNTVEEAGR, encoded by the coding sequence GTGCCACCTCCTCCCGCCGTCGACGAGACCTTCCTCGCGCTCCCGCTGTCCGCGCTCACCGACGCCGCCCTCACCCGCGCGACCGATCTCGGTTGCGAGCACGCCGACATCCGGGTGGAGCGGATCCGCACGCAGTCGATCAGCCTGCGCGACGCCCGGCCCGAGGCGTTCACCCACGGCGAGGACCTCGGCCTCGCCGTCCGGGTGGTGCACGAGGGCACCTGGGGCTTCGCCGCCGGCGTCGTCCTGACCGCGGCCGAGGCCGTCCGGCTCGCCGAGGAGGCCGTCGCCGTAGCGGCGGTCGCCGCGGCGCTCAACCGGGACCGCGTGGAGCTGGCGCCGGAGCCCACCTACGACGGCACCTGGGTGTCGGCCTACGACGTCGACCCGTTCACCGTCCCCGACGCGGACAAGACGGCGCTGCTCGCCGAGCTCTCCGAGCAGCTGCTGGCCGCCGACGGCGTGGAGCACGTGCAGGCCACCTGCCTGCTGGTCAAGGAGCAGAAGTACTACGCCGACACCGCCGGCACCCGCACCCGGCAGCAGCGCGTGCGCATCCACCCCGACCTCACGGCGATGGCCGTCGACCGGGCCACCGGCTCGTTCGAGAGCATGCGCACGCTGGCCCCGCCGGCCGGCCGCGGCTGGGAGTACCTCACCGGCACCGGCTGGGACTGGCGGGCCGAGCTGGACGGGATCCCCGAGCTGCTGCGCGAGAAGACCATGGCCCCGACGGTCGCGGCCGGGCGCTACGACCTGGTCGTCGACCCGTCGAACCTGTGGCTGACCATCCACGAGTCGATCGGTCACGCCACGGAGCTGGACCGCGCGCTCGGCTACGAGGCCGCCTACGCCGGCACCTCGTTCGCCACCCCCGACAAGCTGGGCACGCTGCGGTACGGCTCGCCGCTGATGACCGTGACGGGGGACCGCATCGCCCCGCACGGGCTGGCCACCGTCGGCTGGGACGACGAGGGCGTCGCCGCCCAGCAGTGGGACATCGTCCGGGACGGCGTCCTGGTCGGCTACCAGGTCGACCGGAACATGGCCCGGCTGCAGGGCATGGGGCGGTCCAACGGCTGCGCCCTGGCCGACTCGCCGGGGCACGTGCCCGTGCAGCGGATGGCCAACGTCTCCCTGCGGCCGGCGCCGGAGGGCCCGTCGACCGACGAGATCATCGCCGGCGTGGAGCACGGCATCTACGTCGTCGGCGACAAGAGCTGGTCGATCGACATGCAGCGCTACAACTTCCAGTTCACCGGCCAGCGGTTCTACCGGATCGAGGGCGGGAAGCTCGCCGGCCAGGTCCGCGACGTCGCCTACCAGGCCACGACGACGGACTTCTGGGGCTCGATGTCGGTGGTCGGCGGCCCGCAGACCTACGTGCTGGGCGGCGCGTTCAACTGCGGCAAGGCCCAGCCCGGCCAGACCGCCGCGGTCAGCCACGGCTGCCCGACGGCGCTGTTCGAGGACGTGGCCGTGCTCAACACGGTCGAGGAGGCCGGGCGATGA
- a CDS encoding MBL fold metallo-hydrolase → MAEQADDVTMTFGGNATMLLRIGGFTLLTDPSFLRRGQRAYLGKGLWTKRLTDPALQPAQLPALDAILLSHLHGDHWDDVATRHLDKETPLVTTQEAAAALSRKGFAATSDLRPWQQHVLAGGPAGEEELRITAVPGVHGPGPLAHVLPPVMGSVLELVRHGEVGWRGYISGDTLYRPFLGEVLERCGPLDVVIPHLGGTKALGLTVTMDGRQGADLVELLKPPVTVPVHYDDYDRFASPLGEFVAEVARRELPGTVRPAYRGETISLRA, encoded by the coding sequence ATGGCCGAGCAGGCGGACGACGTCACCATGACCTTCGGCGGCAACGCCACGATGCTGCTGCGCATCGGTGGCTTCACGCTGCTCACCGACCCGAGCTTCCTGCGCCGCGGGCAGCGGGCCTACCTGGGCAAGGGCCTCTGGACGAAGCGGCTCACCGACCCCGCGCTCCAGCCGGCGCAGCTGCCGGCGCTCGACGCGATCCTGCTCAGCCACCTGCACGGGGACCACTGGGACGACGTCGCCACCCGGCACCTGGACAAGGAGACGCCGCTGGTGACGACGCAGGAGGCCGCAGCGGCGCTGAGCCGGAAGGGGTTCGCGGCGACGTCGGACCTGCGGCCTTGGCAGCAGCACGTGCTGGCCGGCGGGCCCGCCGGCGAGGAGGAGCTGCGGATCACCGCCGTCCCGGGGGTGCACGGCCCCGGCCCGCTGGCCCACGTGCTGCCGCCGGTGATGGGCAGCGTGCTCGAGCTGGTGCGGCACGGCGAGGTGGGCTGGCGCGGCTACATCAGCGGCGACACCCTCTACCGGCCGTTCCTCGGCGAGGTGCTGGAGCGGTGCGGCCCCCTCGACGTCGTCATCCCGCACCTGGGCGGCACCAAGGCGCTCGGGCTCACCGTGACCATGGACGGCCGCCAGGGCGCCGACCTCGTCGAGCTGCTGAAGCCGCCGGTCACAGTGCCGGTGCACTACGACGACTACGACCGGTTCGCCTCACCGCTGGGCGAGTTCGTCGCGGAGGTCGCCCGCCGCGAGCTGCCCGGCACCGTGCGCCCGGCCTACCGCGGCGAGACGATCAGCCTCCGCGCGTGA
- a CDS encoding FAD-dependent oxidoreductase, whose amino-acid sequence MTGDAWDLLVVGGGTAGIVGATTAAGLGARVLLVEETRTGGDCLWTGCVPSKALLAAAGAAASARAAAGFGVDVGEVRVDFDRVRSHVRAAITAIEPEDSPETLRRAGIVVESGTVVLTGPDTARVGDRDLRFRAALLATGSSPASPPVAGLADARPLTTETVWDLAELPGRLVVLGGGTIGCELGQAFARLGSAVTIVDGADRLLPDEDGEASAIVTAALRRDGADVRTGSPATRVRAGAVELGSGDALPYDVLLVALGRRPRTAGLGCAAAGVELAGDGSVVVDDRLRTSNPRIVAAGDVTDRSRFTHTAGVHASLAVSNVLLGRGRTIDPVVPRVTYTSPEVAAVGAPPADADAHGWTTRRIPHSTVHRAVTERTTEGYTTLVLDRRRRIVGATVVGPRAGETLGELALAVRAGLTAGDLTGTTHPYPTFNDGAWNAAIAATRGRLAAPPARALIGAAMGLRRWWLDRHPPGRE is encoded by the coding sequence GTGACCGGGGACGCATGGGACCTGCTCGTCGTCGGCGGCGGGACGGCGGGCATCGTCGGCGCCACGACGGCCGCGGGGCTCGGCGCCCGGGTGCTCCTGGTGGAGGAGACCCGCACCGGTGGCGACTGCCTGTGGACGGGGTGCGTGCCCTCCAAGGCACTGCTGGCCGCTGCCGGTGCGGCGGCCTCGGCCCGGGCGGCGGCCGGTTTCGGCGTCGACGTCGGTGAGGTGAGGGTCGACTTCGACCGGGTCCGGTCGCACGTGCGGGCCGCGATCACCGCGATCGAGCCGGAGGATTCCCCCGAGACGCTGCGCCGGGCCGGGATCGTGGTGGAGAGCGGCACCGTGGTCCTGACCGGGCCGGACACCGCCCGGGTGGGTGACCGCGACCTGCGGTTCCGCGCCGCCCTGCTGGCGACCGGCTCCTCGCCGGCGTCGCCACCCGTCGCGGGACTGGCCGACGCCCGCCCGCTGACCACCGAGACCGTCTGGGACCTCGCCGAGCTCCCCGGCCGGCTGGTCGTGCTCGGTGGCGGGACGATCGGCTGCGAGCTCGGCCAGGCGTTCGCCCGGCTGGGCTCCGCCGTGACGATCGTCGACGGTGCCGACCGGCTGCTGCCTGACGAGGACGGGGAGGCGTCCGCGATCGTGACCGCCGCCCTCCGCCGGGATGGCGCCGACGTGCGGACCGGCAGCCCGGCCACCCGCGTCCGGGCGGGGGCCGTCGAACTCGGGAGCGGGGACGCGCTGCCCTACGACGTCCTGCTCGTCGCGCTCGGGCGCCGTCCCCGGACCGCCGGGCTCGGCTGCGCCGCGGCGGGCGTGGAACTCGCCGGAGACGGCAGCGTGGTCGTCGACGACCGGCTCCGGACGTCCAACCCGCGCATCGTCGCCGCCGGTGACGTGACGGACCGCTCCCGGTTCACCCACACGGCCGGGGTGCACGCGAGCCTGGCGGTCAGCAACGTGCTGCTCGGACGGGGCCGCACGATCGACCCCGTCGTCCCGCGGGTCACCTACACCTCGCCGGAGGTGGCCGCGGTCGGCGCGCCCCCCGCCGACGCGGACGCCCACGGGTGGACGACGCGGCGGATCCCGCACAGCACCGTGCACCGGGCCGTCACCGAGCGGACGACGGAGGGGTACACGACCCTCGTCCTCGATCGGCGCCGGCGGATCGTCGGCGCCACTGTCGTCGGGCCCCGGGCCGGCGAGACCCTGGGGGAGCTCGCCCTCGCCGTCCGCGCGGGGCTGACGGCGGGCGACCTCACCGGGACCACGCACCCGTACCCCACCTTCAACGACGGGGCCTGGAACGCCGCGATCGCCGCGACCCGCGGCCGGCTCGCCGCGCCGCCCGCCCGGGCGCTGATCGGTGCGGCGATGGGCCTGCGCCGCTGGTGGCTGGACCGCCACCCCCCAGGTCGCGAGTAG